The Skermanella pratensis genome has a window encoding:
- a CDS encoding beta/gamma crystallin-related protein has protein sequence MSDSPGGQITVYQDFNMQGNSLVIVDACSDLRPSGMNDQISSFVVTSGVWTFYQDINYQTPVGKTYGPGTYPNVGQVGLPNDQISSLKCVNQIMVYQDLNMQGTSLLITDACSDLRPTGLNDQISSFVVISGTWTFYQDINYQTPIGTTYGPGSYPNVGQAGLPNDQISSLKSV, from the coding sequence ATGAGTGACTCTCCTGGCGGACAGATCACGGTCTATCAAGACTTCAACATGCAGGGTAATTCCCTGGTGATCGTCGATGCATGCTCGGATCTGCGTCCCAGCGGCATGAATGATCAGATCTCCAGCTTCGTCGTGACCTCGGGCGTCTGGACGTTCTACCAGGACATCAACTATCAGACTCCGGTCGGAAAGACCTATGGTCCCGGGACCTACCCGAACGTCGGTCAGGTCGGCCTTCCGAACGACCAGATCTCATCCCTGAAATGCGTCAATCAGATCATGGTCTATCAGGACCTCAACATGCAGGGCACTTCCCTGTTGATCACCGATGCATGCTCGGATCTGCGTCCCACCGGACTGAACGACCAGATCTCCAGCTTCGTCGTGATCTCGGGTACCTGGACCTTCTACCAGGACATCAACTATCAGACTCCGATCGGAACGACCTATGGTCCCGGAAGCTATCCGAACGTCGGTCAGGCCGGCCTTCCGAACGATCAGATCTCGTCCTTGAAGTCCGTGTGA
- a CDS encoding terminase small subunit — protein sequence MSDTATDLDLDLDLPHRQEAFARHVASGRSLTAAARLSGYAWDGARQAGSRLMRDARVAARVAELIAAEESRRREETDELVGMLKRVMLDALEKRNHFAVLRAVDRIARFRGLMPNSRKPIVAFDDDDVPAAPPEPEPAPEPAPPHEEMNYDHEDSQSAVATARRMLRCMAYLEDHHPEIACRLSRASQALPYFDRKGRLLPRRQWPALPAAAG from the coding sequence ATGTCCGATACCGCCACAGACCTGGACCTGGACCTGGACCTGCCCCACCGGCAGGAAGCCTTCGCCCGCCACGTCGCCTCCGGCCGGAGCCTGACGGCGGCTGCCCGGCTTTCCGGCTATGCCTGGGACGGTGCCCGCCAGGCCGGGTCGCGGCTGATGCGGGATGCCCGCGTCGCGGCGCGCGTGGCGGAGCTGATCGCCGCCGAGGAATCCCGCCGGCGCGAGGAAACGGACGAACTTGTCGGCATGCTCAAGCGGGTGATGCTGGACGCCCTGGAGAAGCGGAACCACTTCGCCGTGCTGCGGGCCGTCGATCGGATCGCCCGCTTCCGCGGTCTCATGCCCAATTCCCGCAAGCCTATCGTCGCCTTCGACGACGACGACGTTCCCGCGGCACCGCCGGAGCCGGAGCCGGCACCCGAGCCGGCCCCGCCGCACGAGGAGATGAACTACGACCACGAGGACAGCCAGTCGGCCGTCGCCACGGCGCGCCGGATGCTGCGCTGCATGGCCTACCTGGAAGACCACCATCCCGAGATCGCCTGCCGGCTCTCCCGGGCCAGCCAGGCCCTGCCTTACTTCGACCGGAAGGGCCGGCTGCTCCCGCGCCGCCAATGGCCGGCGCTTCCCGCCGCGGCGGGATGA